In Mercurialis annua linkage group LG6, ddMerAnnu1.2, whole genome shotgun sequence, the following are encoded in one genomic region:
- the LOC126653668 gene encoding protein HEAT STRESS TOLERANT DWD 1 produces MVRSIKNPKKAKRKNKGSNKGDGSSSSSIPTMPTKVWQPGVDKLEEGEELACDPSAYNSLHGFNIGWPCLSFDIARDKLGLLRTEFPHTVYFVAGTQADKASSNTIGIFKISNISGKRRELVPTKTTNGDSEMDTDSSDSDEDSEDEEDGGSKSLVLQIRNVAHEGCVNRIRSMPQNPHISASWSDTGHVQIWDFSSHLNSLAESETGHQGVPAAINQAPLVKFGGHKDEGYAIDWSPRVTGRLVSGDCKNCIHLWEPSDATWNVGAAPYVGHDASVEDLQWSPTEADVFASCSVDGKIAIWDIRMGKTPVISFKAHNADVNVISWNRLASVMLASGSDDGTFSIHDLRLISQDQKEDKPLVAHFEYHKHPITSIEWSPHEASVLAVSSADNQLTIWDLSLEKDEEEEAEFKAKTNEIVNAPTDLPPQLLFVHQGQQDLKELHWHDQIPGMIVSTAADGFNILMPSNIQSTLPSEGA; encoded by the exons ATGGTTCGCAGCATTAAGAATCCTAAGAAAGCCAAGAGAAAGAACAAG GGTTCAAACAAGGGAGATGGATCATCTTCTTCGTCAATTCCAACAATGCCCACAAAGGTGTGGCAACCAGGAGTTGACAAGCTCGAAGAAGGCGAGGAGCTTGCGTGTGACCCATCTGCTTACAACTCTCTTCATGGCTTTAACATTGGCTGGCCCTGCTTGAG TTTTGATATAGCGCGTGATAAATTGGGCTTGCTTCGAACAGAATTTCCCCACACAGTGTACTTCGTCGCTGGCACTCAG GCGGATAAAGCTTCTTCTAACACAATAggaatatttaaaatatctaatatTTCTGGTAAAAGGCGAGAATTGGTACCAACCAAAACTACAAATGGTGACTCTGAAATGGATACTGATAGCAGCGATAGTGATGAAGACAGTGAAGATGAGGAAGATGGTGGATCTAAGTCGCTGGTTTTGCAG ATACGTAATGTAGCGCATGAAGGATGTGTGAATCGTATACGTTCAATGCCACAAAATCCCCATATATCTGCTTCTTGGTCTGATACTGGTCATGTTCAG ATATGGGATTTTAGCTCCCATCTGAATTCTTTAGCTGAGTCAGAAACAGGGCACCAGGGAGTCCCTGCAGCTATTAATCAAGCTCCCTTGGTCAAGTTTGGAGGACACAAAGATGAAGGTTATGCAATTGATTGGAGTCCTCGTGTCACTGGAAGGCTGGTATCTG GTGACTGCAAGAATTGTATTCACTTATGGGAGCcatctgatgcaacatggaatGTTGGTGCGGCCCCATATGTGGGACATGATGCTAGTGTGGAAGATCTACAA TGGAGTCCTACTGAGGCTGATGTGTTTGCCTCTTGCTCTGTGGATGGAAAAATTGCAATATGGGATATCCGCATGGGAAAGACTCCTGTAATTTCTTTCAAGGCACATAATGCCGATGTGAATGTTATTTCATGGAATAG GTTGGCTAGCGTTATGCTGGCATCTGGAAGCGACGATGGGACATTTTCTATTCATGATCTTCGATTAATATCTCAAGACCAG AAAGAAGATAAACCTTTGGTAGCACACTTTGAATATCATAAACATCCGATCACATCTATTGAATGGAGTCCGCATGAAGCTTCTGTATTGGCCGTTTCATCAGCTGACAATCAGCTAAC AATATGGGATCTTTCGTTAGAGAAGGACGAGGAAGaagaagcagagtttaaagcTAAAACAAATGAGATAGTAAATGCCCCAACTGATTTGCCTCCGCAACTTCTGTTTGTTCATCAG GGGCAACAGGATTTGAAGGAACTTCATTGGCACGATCAGATTCCAGGTATGATTGTGTCTACTGCAGCGGATGGTTTCAATATTTTGATGCCTTCAAACATTCAGAGCACGCTTCCATCAGAAGGTGCTTGA
- the LOC126688321 gene encoding pollen-specific leucine-rich repeat extensin-like protein 3: protein MASKFQTIAIVFMLLFGSVHPQFSPPPPTVGDFAPQPPSVVETPLPALPPPVVLLPISPPLVAFPPPILPISPPVIALPPPILPISPPVVALPPPILPISPALPVLPPALPPPEVALPPPALPPPEVALPPPALPPPEVALPPPTLPPPEVSLTPPALPPPEVILPPPALPPPEVVLPPPAFPPPEVALPPPALPPPEVVLPPPALPPPEIVLPPPVIAPPVIVLPPALPPPKRGSRALCMAQCAFKCASKRFPVVVAPCIIMCAIRCKRSPSSATTNSCTYTCADSKVKDLGADVSKPENLNKLEAIIDSCSGKCVKNF from the exons ATGGCATCAAAGTTTCAAACAATAGCTATAGTATTTATGCTTTTGTTTGGCAGTGTGCATCCCCAGTTTTCCCCTCCTCCGCCTACTGTTGGAGATTTTGCACCCCAGCCTCCTTCAGTAGTAGAAACTCCTTTGCCTGCACTGCCGCCTCCCGTCGTCCTCCTCCCCATTTCCCCTCCGTTAGTCGCTTTTCCGCCACCCATCCTCCCCATTTCCCCTCCAGTAATCGCTCTGCCACCACCCATCCTCCCCATTTCCCCTCCAGTAGTCGCTTTGCCACCACCTATCCTCCCCATTTCCCCTGCCTTACCTGTTTTACCTCCTGCGCTTCCCCCTCCGGAAGTTGCATTACCTCCTCCTGCGCTTCCGCCTCCTGAAGTTGCATTACCTCCTCCTGCGCTTCCGCCTCCTGAAGTTGCATTACCTCCTCCCACGCTTCCCCCTCCTGAGGTTTCATTAACTCCTCCCGCACTTCCCCCTCCGGAAGTCATACTACCTCCTCCCGCACTCCCCCCTCCGGAAGTCGTGCTACCTCCTCCCGCTTTCCCTCCTCCGGAAGTGGCATTACCTCCTCCAGCTCTCCCCCCTCCGGAAGTTGTGCTACCTCCTCCCGCTCTCCCTCCTCCTGAAATTGTGTTACCTCCTCCCGTTATTGCCCCTCCTGTAATTGTGTTACCTCCTGCGCTTCCTCCTCCCAAGCGTGGTTCTCGCGCGCTTTGCATGGCGCAATGTGCGTTTAAGTGCGCCAGTAAGAGGTTTCCGGTCGTTGTCGCACCATGTATTATCATGTGCGCCATACGATGCAAGCGTTCACCCTCCTCTGCAACTACTAATAGTTGCACGTACACTTGTGCCGACTCCAAGGTGAAGGATTTGGGTGCAG ATGTGAGCAAACCAGAGAATTTAAACAAATTGGAAGCAATTATAGATTCATGCTCTGGGAAGTGCGTGAAGAATTTTTAG
- the LOC126687355 gene encoding phosphomevalonate kinase, peroxisomal, with product MSEVVASAPGKVLITGGYLILERPNAGIVLSTNARFYAIVKPLTDELKPDSWAWAWTDVKLTSPQLSRETAYKLSLKNSTLQCVSSTESRNPFVELAVQYAVAAAHATLDKDKQDSLNKLLLQGLDITILGCNDFYSYRNQIEARGLPLTPETLATLPPFASITFNAVEGNGENCKPEVAKTGLGSSAAMTTAVVAALLHYLGVVDLSTLCRDKESHDLDVVHIIAQTAHCIAQGKVGSGFDVSSAVYGSHRYVRFSPEVLSSSQDATRGVPLPDIIGGILKGNWDHERAIVSLPPLMSLLLGEPGTGGSSTPSMVGAVKRWQKSDPINSQETWRKLSEANSALETQFKVLSKLAEEHWEAYKCTIDSCSMRKPEKWIEVVTQPSQEAVVKALLGARDAMLQIRHHMRYMGEAAGVPIEPESQTQLLDATMEMEGVVMGGVPGAGGFDAVFAITLGNSSSMVTKMWSERNVLALLVREDPNGVCLESGDPRIKKIAADVSALHI from the exons ATGTCTGA AGTTGTTGCTTCTGCTCCCGGTAAGGTGTTGATCACTGGGGGTTACCTTATCTTAGAAAGACCCAATGCAGGGATTGTACTCAGCACTAATGCTCGATTTTACGCCATTGTTAAGCCTCTTACTGATGAACTTAAACCCGATAGCTGGGCCTGG GCATGGACTGATGTCAAATTAACTTCTCCGCAACTTTCTAGGGAAACCGCTTACAAATTGTCACTCAAGAATTCGACTCTTCAGTGTGTTTCTTCAAC TGAATCGAGGAACCCTTTTGTGGAACTAGCTGTGCAATATGCTGTCGCAGCTGCTCATGCTACACTTGATAAAGATAAGCAGGATTCGTTAAACAAGTTACTCTTGCAAG GTCTCGATATTACGATTTTAGGTTGCAATGACTTCTACTCTTACCGAAACCAG ATTGAAGCTCGTGGACTCCCTCTGACACCAGAAACATTGGCTACACTTCCTCCTTTTGCCTCAATCACCTTCAACGCAGTGGAAGGAAATGGAGAAAACTGCAAACCTGAGGTAGCTAAAACTGGATTGGGTTCATCGGCAGCAATGACCACTGCTGTGGTTGCTGCTTTACTTCATTACCTTGGAGTGGTTGATCTTTCAACCCTTTGCAGAGATAAGGAATCCCATGATCTTGATGTCGTCCATATTATCGCTCAAACTGCCCACTGTATTGCCCAAGGAAAAGTTGGCAGTGGTTTTGATGTCAGTTCTGCAGTTTATGGCAGTCATCGCTATGTCCGCTTTTCACCAGAAGTGCTTTCCTCTTCTCAG GATGCTACTAGAGGAGTGCCATTACCAGATATTATCGGTGGCATACTAAAGGGAAACTGGGACCATGAAAGGGCTATCGTCTCTTTGCCACCACTGATGAGCCTG TTACTAGGAGAACCGGGAACAGGGGGCTCCTCCACACCATCAATGGTAGGTGCTGTAAAGAGATGGCAGAAATCTGACCCTATAAATTCCCAAGAAACATGGAGAAAGTTGTCGGAGGCAAATTCAGCACTAGAAACACAATTCAAAGTTTTAAGCAAGCTTGCAGAAGAACATTGGGAGGCATATAAATGCACGATAGACAGCTGTAGCATGCGAAAACCAGAGAAG TGGATTGAGGTGGTAACTCAACCCAGCCAAGAAGCAGTTGTCAAAGCGCTACTAGGAGCAAGAGATGCCATGCTTCAAATCAGACACCATATGCGCTACATGGGTGAGGCAGCAGGTGTCCCA ATAGAGCCGGAATCACAGACACAACTTTTAGACGCTACAATGGAAATGGAGGGAGTTGTAATGGGTGGAGTTCCTGGAGCAGGTGGTTTCGACGCAGTGTTTGCTATTACGCTGGGGAACTCTAGCAGTATGGTAACGAAAATGTGGAGTGAGCGCAATGTTCTAGCATTGTTGGTTAGAGAAGATCCTAATGGCGTTTGTTTAGAAAGCGGTGATCCCAGAATTAAGAAAATTGCAGCAGATGTTTCTGCACTTCACATTTAA
- the LOC126687356 gene encoding vacuolar protein sorting-associated protein 25 translates to MQNLGEFKLPHFFNYPPYFTLQTVRDTREKQIQLWKELIIDYCRAHNIFIIELDQDFPLFSNPVIERSLSHEAREVFLSALVSEGRAEWLDKGHRKCLLLWHRIQEWADLILRFVKDNGLENDVMTIEEIRSGTETRGTELHGIDRTILMRALKLLEHKGKLAIFKGTSADDEGVKFSI, encoded by the exons ATGCAGAATTTGGGTGAATTCAAATTGCCCCACTTTTTTAATTACCCTCCTTACTTCAC TTTGCAGACAGTTAGGGACACTCGAGAGAAACAAATACAGCTCTGGAAAGAACTTATCATTGACTATTGTAGAGCTCACAacatatttattattgaattgGACCAAGATTTTCCTTTGTTCTCCAATCCTGTTATTGAAA GATCTCTCAGTCATGAAGCCAGGGAAGTGTTTCTTTCTGCATTAGTTTCAGAAG GACGTGCAGAATGGTTAGATAAAGGACATCGGAAGTGCCTCCTTCTGTGGCACCGTATTCAAGAGTGGGCGGACCTTATCTTACGTTTT GTTAAGGACAACGGCTTAGAGAACGACGTCATGACTATTGAGGAAATACGCTCTGGAACTGAAACTCGAGGAAcag AGCTTCATGGAATTGATCGGACGATCTTGATGCGAGCATTGAAACTACTAGAACACAAAGGGAAGCTTGCAATTTTTAAGGGAACCTCAGCTGATGATGAAGGTGTGAAATTCTCCATATAA